In Limanda limanda chromosome 21, fLimLim1.1, whole genome shotgun sequence, a genomic segment contains:
- the arf2b gene encoding ADP-ribosylation factor 2b, with amino-acid sequence MGNLMASLFKGLFGKKEMRILMVGLDAAGKTTILYKLKLGEIVTTIPTIGFNVETVEYKNISFTVWDVGGQDKIRPLWRHYFQNTQGLIFVVDSNDRERVNEAREELARMLAEDELRDAALLVFANKQDLPNAMNAAEITDKLGLHALRQRNWYIQATCATSGDGLYEGLDWLSNQLKNQK; translated from the exons ATGGGGAATTTAATGGCGAGCCTGTTCAAGGGCCTGTTTGGCAAAAAAGAGATGAGGATTCTCATGGTCGGCCTCGATGCTGCTGGCAAAACAACCATCCTATATAAACTGAAGCTTGGAGAGATAGTCACCACCATTCCCACCATTG GTTTTAACGTGGAAACTGTAGAATACAAGAACATCAGCTTCACAGTGTGGGACGTGGGCGGTCAGGACAAAATCCGGCCCTTGTGGCGCCACTACTTCCAGAACACTCAAG gtctcATCTTCGTGGTGGACAGCAACGACAGGGAGCGGGTGAACGAGGCGAGGGAGGAGCTTGCCAGGATGCTCGCCGAGGACGAGCTCAGAGACGCAGCGCTGCTCGTCTTCGCCAACAAGCAG GATCTCCCCAACGCCATGAACGCGGCAGAGATCACAGACAAGCTGGGCCTGCACGCCCTGCGCCAGCGCAACTGGTACATCCAGGCCACCTGCGCCACCAGCGGCGACGGCCTGTACGAGGGCCTGGACTGGCTCTCCAACCAGCTGAAGAACCAGAAATGA
- the grb7 gene encoding growth factor receptor-bound protein 7, with the protein MMEVAGPWTEVFERSEESEGGGTLLQSSTLTLAPLLADSPSVRRSQPILISSNRRKGVNSFSSSDPSIPNPFPELCSPSQSPVLVGSLPPGASDKHLIKVYGEDNHSRSVWVSPGATAREVCHMLVQTAHCSDQENWALLELHRPLGLERCLEDHEVVLEVQATWSLKGDTRLVFCKNYAKYEFFRKPVLFFPETMISDSADVNKGMTSSELIQNLLRSGTCPEIQGFLHVKEPSRKAWKKVYFFLRRSGLYCSTKGSSKEPRHLQYVADLEDLNVCTVVNSRKLYGAPADFTFCIKPCRNPVRAQDLKILCAENEQIRTCWTSAFRLFKYGKQLQCNYQLSQSAPQSVEGRNLTENKSKSEDSLVAMDFSGKAGGRVIQNPAEAQNAEREEGQAWRRREALRCSLPNLNSAARPSSIHRTQPWFHGGISRKETQRLIEKQGLVDGMFLVRDSQQHAQCFVLSLCYQLKTKHYLVIPFDDSGRKYFTMDDGLTLFIDLLQLVEFHQINKGILPVCLKHPCVCVAL; encoded by the exons ATGATGGAGGTGGCAGGTCCGTGGACAGAAGTGTTCGAGCGCTCGGAGGagtctgagggggggggcacgcTGCTGCAGAGCTCCACTCTGACTCTGGCTCCGCTGCTCGCCGACTCGCCGTCCGTCCGCCGCTCGCAGCCCATCCTCATCAGCTCCAACAG GCGGAAAGGCGTCAACTCGTTCTCTTCCTCCGACCCGTCCATTCCCAACCCGTTCCCCGAGCTGTGCAGCCCGTCCCAGTCGCCGGTGCTGGTCGGGTCACTTCCCCCGGGGGCCAGCGACAAACAC CTGATAAAGGTTTATGGCGAGGACAACCACAGCCGCTCGGTGTGGGTCTCCCCCGGAGCCACGGCCCGGGAGGTGTGTCACATGTTGGTCCAGACGGCGCACTGCAGCGACCAGGAGAACTGGGCTCTCCTGGAGCTCCACCGCCCCCTCGGCCTCG agCGGTGTCTGGAGGACCACGAGGTCGTGCTGGAGGTTCAGGCCACCTGGTCTCTGAAGGGTGACACCAGACTCGTGTTCTGCAAAAACTACGCCAAGTACGAGTTCTTCAGGAAACCAGTG CTCTTCTTCCCAGAGACCATGATCTCCGACAGCGCAGACGTCAACAAGGGGATGACGTCATCGGAGCTCATTCAG AACCTGCTGAGGTCTGGGACGTGTCCGGAGATCCAGGGCTTCCTCCACGTGAAGGAGCCGAGTCGTAAAGCCTGGAAGAAAGTTTACTTCTTCCTCCGACGCTCGGGACTCTACTGCTCCACCAAGGGCTCGTccaag GAGCCGCGGCACCTGCAGTACGTGGCCGACCTGGAGGATCTGAACGTGTGCACGGTGGTGAACAGCCGGAAACTGTACGGAGCTCCAGCGGACTTCACCTTCTGCATCAAG ccGTGCAGGAACCCGGTGCGAGCTCAGGACCTGAAGATCCTCTGTGCAGAGAACGAGCAGATTCGAACGTGTTGGACGTCGGCTTTCAGATTGTTCAAG tacGGGAAGCAGCTTCAGTGTAACTACCAGCTGTCACAGTCGGCTCCACAAAGTGTGGAAGGAAGAAACCTGACGGAAAACAAA tCAAAGTCTGAGGACAGCCTGGTGGCCATGGACTTCTCAGGGAAGGCCGGAGGACGGGTCATCCAGAACCCGGCGGAGGCCCAGaacgcagagagagaggaaggacaagcctggagg aggagagaagctcTGAGGTGCAGCCTCCCAAACCTGAACTCTGCTGCGAGACCGTCCT CCATCCACAGGACCCAGCCCTGGTTTCATGGCGGCATCTCCAGAAAGGAAACCCAGCGGCTGATAGAGAAGCAGGGGCTGGTGGACGG gaTGTTCCTGGTGCGCGACAGTCAGCAACACGCCCAGTGCTTCGTCCTGTCGCTGTGTTACCAGCTGAAGACCAAACACTACCTGGTGATCCCT TTCGACGACAGCGGCAGGAAGTACTTCACCATGGACGACGGTCTGACGCTGTTCATCGACCTCCTGCAGCTGGTGGAGTTCCACCAGATCAACAAGGGCATCCTGCCCGTCTGCCTCAAGCACCCCTGCGTCTGCGTGGctctgtga